One stretch of Podospora pseudoanserina strain CBS 124.78 chromosome 4, whole genome shotgun sequence DNA includes these proteins:
- the POT1 gene encoding 3-ketoacyl-CoA thiolase with broad chain length specificity (COG:I; EggNog:ENOG503NUEC) — MGALDRLSQLGNQISGGASAGGKAKLLEKNPDDIVVTAALRTAITRGGKGSFKDTAAADLMAGALKSIIERSKINPALVEDIVVGTVLAPGGGATEMRAAALVAGFPDSTAVHTLNRQCSSGLQACVDIANAIRSGQIEVGIGAGVESMSTQYGPGAVTEFSELLESHPEAANCKVPMGVLSEQMAKAKGVTRAVQDQFAAASFQKAVKAQKAGLFKEEIAPLKVKYEDPKSGETKEIVVDKDDGIREGVTVESLGKIRAAFAKDGSIHAGNASQVSDGAAAVLLMKRSTAEKLGQTILGKYVNASIVGVPPLLMGLGPWKAIPKVFELTGITKEDVDIFEINEAFASQCLFCANELGIPAEKINPKGGAIAFGHPLGCTGARQVSTLLYELKRTNQKIGVTSMCIGTGMGMAAVWVAE, encoded by the exons ATGGGTG CTCTCGACAGACTTTCTCAGCTGGGCAACCAGATCTCCGGCGGCGCCTCCGCAGGCGGCAAGGCCAAGCTCCTGGAGAAGAACCCCGATGAT ATTGTCGTTACCGCTGCCCTCCGGACGGCCATCACAAGAGGTGGAAAGGGTAGCTTCAAGGACacagccgccgccgacctGATGGCTGGTGCCCTCAAGTCCATCATCGAGCGCTCCAAGATCAACCCCGCCCTGGTCGAGGATATCGTTGTCGGCACCGTCCTCGCCCCCGGTGGTGGCGCCACCGAGATGCGCGCTGCCGCTCTCGTTGCCGGCTTCCCCGACTCCACCGCCGTCCACACCCTCAACCGCCAGTGCTCTTCCGGTCTCCAGGCCTGCGTTGATATTGCCAACGCCATCCGCTCCGGCCAGATCGAGGTCGGCATCGGCGCCGGTGTCGAGTCCATGTCCACTCAGTATGGCCCCGGCGCCGTGACCGAGTTCTCCGAGCTCCTCGAGAGCCACCCCGAGGCTGCCAACTGCAAGGTCCCCATGGGTGTCCTCTCTGAGCAgatggccaaggccaagggcgTCACCCGTGCCGTCCAGGATCAGTTCGCTGCTGCCTCCTTCCAGAAGGCCGTCAAGGCCCAGAAGGCTGGTCTCTTCAAGGAGGAGATCGCTCCCCTCAAGGTCAAGTACGAGGACCCCAAGTCCGGCGAGACCAAGGAGATTGTCGTCGACAAGGACGATGGCATCCGCGAGGGTGTCACCGTCGAGTCCCTCGGCAAGATCCGTGCTGCCTTCGCCAAGGACGGCAGCATCCATGCCGGCAACGCCTCCCAGGTTTCCgacggtgccgccgccgttctcCTCATGAAGCGCTCCACCGCCGAGAAGCTCGGCCAGACCATCCTCGGCAAGTACGTCAACGCTTCCATCGTTGGTGTGCCCCCTCTTCTCATGGGTCTCGGCCCCTGGAAGGCCATCCCCAAGGTGTTCGAGCTCACTGGCATCACCAAGGAGGACGTTGACATCTTTGAGATCAACGAGGCTTTCGCCTCTCAGTGCCTCTTCTGCGCCAACGAGCTTGGCATCCCTGCTGAGAAGATCAACCCCAAGGGTGGTGCCATTGCTTTCGGCCACCCTCTCGGCTGCACCGGTGCCAGACAGGTGTCCACTCTCCTCTATGAGCTCAAGAGGACAAACCAGAAGATTGGTGTCACTTCCATGTGCATTGGTACTGGTATGGGTATGGCTGCTGTCTGGGTTGCCGAGtaa